A genomic window from Caldicellulosiruptor kronotskyensis 2002 includes:
- the tpiA gene encoding triose-phosphate isomerase, with protein MPKLNKKTIRDIDVSGKRVLVRVDFNVPQDENGNITDDRRIREALPTIKYLIDHNAKVILVSHLGRPKGKFDPKYSMAPVAKRLSELLGKEVVLAKDVIGEDAKKCVEQMKEGDVVLLENVRFHKEEEENDREFAKALASLADIYVNDAFGTAHRAHASTAGVAEFLPAVAGFLMEKEIEMLGNALANPQRPFVAILGGAKVSDKIGVITNLLEKVDSLLIGGAMAYTFLKAKGYKIGKSKCEDDKLDVAREIMRKAEEKGVNLLLPVGSIVAKEFKNDTEFMYVPSDAMPDDMMGMDIGNTTIELFSKEIKKAKTIVWNGPMGVFEFPNFAKGTEAIARAVAEAVEENGAIAIIGGGDSAAAVEKLGFADKMTHISTGGGASLEFLEGKVLPGIACLLDKNPRKKIIAANWKMNKTPQEAKEFVEELKKYIDDVQAEVVICAPSILVPYVKEAIEGTNIKLGTQNMFYEEKGAYTGEISGPMLKAVGVEYVVIGHSERRQYFGETDEIVNKKVLAALKFGIKPIVCVGETLKQREYGVTDELVRLQVKIALNGVSKEDVEKVVIAYEPIWAIGTGKNATPEEANRVIGVIRNVIAEMYNEDTAQKVRIQYGGSVNSANSADIFNMPEIDGGLVGGASLNAQEFAKILHY; from the coding sequence ATGCCTAAGCTCAACAAAAAGACCATAAGAGATATAGATGTTAGTGGCAAAAGAGTTCTTGTGAGGGTTGATTTTAACGTTCCGCAAGATGAAAATGGTAATATCACTGACGATAGAAGAATAAGAGAAGCTCTTCCTACAATAAAGTATCTCATTGACCACAACGCAAAGGTAATATTGGTATCCCATTTAGGAAGACCGAAGGGCAAATTTGACCCGAAATATTCAATGGCCCCTGTTGCAAAAAGACTTTCTGAGCTTCTTGGCAAAGAAGTTGTTCTTGCAAAAGACGTTATAGGCGAGGATGCGAAAAAGTGTGTTGAGCAGATGAAAGAAGGAGATGTAGTTCTTCTTGAAAACGTCAGATTCCACAAAGAAGAAGAAGAAAATGATAGAGAATTTGCAAAAGCTTTAGCCTCGCTTGCAGACATTTATGTCAATGACGCATTTGGTACAGCTCACAGAGCACATGCATCAACAGCAGGTGTTGCAGAGTTCTTGCCTGCAGTTGCTGGATTTTTGATGGAAAAAGAAATAGAGATGCTTGGCAATGCTCTTGCAAATCCGCAAAGACCTTTTGTTGCAATCTTAGGTGGTGCAAAGGTTTCTGACAAGATTGGAGTTATCACAAATCTTCTCGAAAAGGTTGACAGTCTCTTAATTGGCGGTGCAATGGCTTATACCTTCTTGAAGGCAAAAGGATATAAAATCGGAAAGTCAAAATGCGAAGATGATAAGCTTGACGTTGCAAGAGAGATAATGAGAAAGGCAGAAGAAAAAGGAGTAAACCTTCTGCTACCTGTTGGAAGCATAGTGGCAAAAGAGTTCAAAAATGATACAGAGTTTATGTATGTGCCATCAGATGCGATGCCAGATGATATGATGGGTATGGATATAGGAAATACCACAATTGAGCTTTTCTCAAAAGAGATAAAGAAGGCAAAGACAATTGTTTGGAACGGACCAATGGGCGTATTTGAATTTCCAAACTTTGCAAAGGGAACAGAAGCTATTGCAAGAGCTGTTGCTGAGGCTGTTGAAGAAAATGGCGCAATTGCAATTATCGGTGGAGGAGATTCAGCTGCTGCTGTTGAAAAACTGGGGTTTGCTGATAAGATGACACATATTTCAACAGGTGGCGGTGCTTCTTTAGAGTTTTTAGAAGGAAAGGTACTACCTGGTATTGCATGTCTGCTTGACAAAAACCCAAGAAAGAAAATAATCGCAGCAAACTGGAAGATGAACAAGACTCCACAGGAAGCAAAAGAGTTTGTGGAAGAGCTGAAAAAATATATTGATGATGTTCAGGCAGAAGTAGTTATATGTGCTCCATCAATTCTTGTTCCTTATGTTAAAGAAGCAATAGAAGGAACAAATATAAAACTTGGAACACAAAACATGTTCTATGAAGAAAAAGGTGCATATACAGGTGAGATATCTGGTCCGATGCTTAAAGCAGTTGGAGTTGAGTATGTGGTAATTGGTCACTCTGAAAGAAGGCAGTACTTTGGTGAAACAGACGAAATTGTAAACAAAAAAGTTTTGGCAGCGCTGAAATTTGGTATAAAACCTATTGTATGTGTTGGTGAGACTTTAAAGCAAAGAGAATATGGCGTTACAGATGAGCTTGTAAGGCTTCAGGTCAAGATTGCACTAAATGGTGTTTCAAAAGAAGATGTTGAAAAGGTTGTCATTGCATATGAGCCCATCTGGGCAATAGGTACAGGTAAGAATGCAACACCTGAAGAGGCAAATAGAGTAATTGGGGTTATCAGAAATGTAATTGCAGAGATGTACAATGAAGATACTGCACAAAAGGTTAGAATTCAGTATGGCGGTAGTGTAAACTCTGCAAATTCAGCAGACATTTTCAATATGC
- the gap gene encoding type I glyceraldehyde-3-phosphate dehydrogenase: MAVKIGINGFGRIGRNAFKAILAKYPNEFEVVAVNDLTDPKTLAHLLKYDSCYGIFNGTVDYTDTSIIVNGKEIKVLAEKDPANLPWKDLGVEVVIESTGRFTKKQDAEKHIQAGAKKVIITAPATDEDITIVMGVNEEMYDPAKHHVISNASCTTNCLAPVTKVIDNHFKVKRGLMTTVHSYTNDQQILDLPHKDLRRARAAALSIIPTTTGAAKAVALVLPHLKGKLNGFALRVPTPTVSVTDVVFEVEKPTTKEEVNSVLKAAAEGELKGILGYSEEPLVSVDYKGDPRSSIVDALSTMVIEDTLVKVVAWYDNEWGYSNRVADLLNYIVNKGL; the protein is encoded by the coding sequence ATGGCTGTGAAGATTGGTATTAATGGTTTTGGTAGAATTGGTAGAAATGCTTTCAAAGCAATTTTAGCAAAATATCCAAATGAGTTTGAGGTTGTTGCAGTAAACGACTTGACAGATCCAAAGACATTAGCACATCTTTTGAAGTATGACTCCTGTTATGGTATCTTCAATGGCACAGTGGACTATACAGACACATCAATAATAGTCAATGGCAAAGAGATAAAGGTATTGGCTGAAAAAGACCCAGCAAACCTGCCATGGAAAGATTTGGGTGTTGAGGTTGTAATTGAGTCAACAGGTAGATTTACAAAGAAACAGGATGCTGAAAAGCACATTCAAGCAGGTGCAAAGAAGGTAATTATCACAGCTCCGGCAACAGATGAAGACATCACAATTGTTATGGGTGTAAACGAGGAGATGTACGACCCTGCTAAGCACCATGTAATTTCAAATGCATCCTGTACAACAAACTGTTTAGCACCAGTAACAAAGGTTATTGATAATCATTTCAAGGTAAAAAGAGGTCTTATGACAACAGTTCACTCATATACAAATGACCAGCAGATTTTGGACCTTCCACACAAGGATTTAAGAAGAGCAAGAGCAGCAGCGCTTTCAATTATCCCAACAACAACTGGTGCAGCAAAGGCAGTAGCGCTTGTTCTTCCACACCTCAAAGGAAAACTCAATGGTTTTGCACTCAGAGTTCCAACACCAACTGTTTCTGTTACAGACGTTGTGTTTGAGGTTGAAAAGCCAACAACAAAAGAAGAAGTAAACAGCGTTTTGAAAGCTGCTGCAGAAGGCGAACTCAAAGGTATTTTGGGATACAGTGAAGAGCCACTTGTTTCTGTTGACTACAAAGGAGATCCAAGGTCGTCAATAGTTGATGCTCTCTCAACAATGGTTATCGAAGATACACTTGTAAAGGTTGTTGCATGGTACGACAACGAGTGGGGTTATTCCAACAGAGTTGCAGACCTTTTGAACTATATTGTAAATAAGGGACTGTAA
- a CDS encoding sugar-binding transcriptional regulator, which translates to MESYFEYLKKIAPEIVEIIEKRYEILKNISYYQPIGRRILAEKLNLTERIVRNEIDILRNLGLINVTESGTILTNEGEDILEKLSNIVYDIKGLEDIRAKVKEILKAKDVYVVPGDADLNPYVLKEIGILASKVIISLIEDVKIIAVTGGQTVKEVVDNFPVCSFKDILVVPARGGIGQEVEKQANTLAANLAKKMNGSYKLLHLPDTMDEEVYNLLIKKEEIQEVLNDINSADMLVFGIGNAIEMAKRRKLSQDMIEKLKEVGAIGEIFGYYFDKDGRIVYSTTTIGIKLEKIKNIKYMIGVAGGSHKAEAILSLGEIKNNTIFVIDEGIARKIMSLEK; encoded by the coding sequence ATGGAAAGTTATTTTGAATATTTAAAGAAAATTGCTCCTGAGATAGTTGAAATTATTGAAAAAAGATACGAAATTCTCAAAAATATTAGCTATTATCAACCAATTGGGCGAAGAATTCTTGCAGAAAAGCTTAATCTCACTGAAAGAATTGTCAGAAATGAAATAGACATATTGAGAAATTTAGGGCTTATAAATGTAACTGAAAGTGGAACTATTTTAACAAATGAAGGCGAAGATATTCTTGAAAAACTTTCTAACATAGTATATGATATAAAGGGATTAGAAGATATAAGGGCAAAGGTAAAAGAGATTTTAAAAGCAAAGGATGTGTATGTTGTACCGGGTGATGCTGATTTAAATCCTTATGTGCTAAAAGAAATTGGAATTTTGGCAAGCAAGGTTATCATTTCATTGATAGAAGATGTAAAGATAATTGCAGTGACAGGTGGGCAAACAGTAAAAGAGGTTGTTGACAATTTTCCAGTATGTTCTTTTAAGGATATATTGGTTGTTCCAGCAAGAGGCGGGATAGGTCAGGAAGTAGAAAAGCAAGCAAATACACTTGCAGCAAATTTAGCAAAAAAGATGAACGGTAGTTATAAGCTTCTTCACCTGCCTGACACAATGGATGAAGAGGTTTACAATCTTTTGATTAAAAAAGAAGAGATACAAGAGGTTCTAAACGATATTAACAGTGCAGATATGCTTGTGTTTGGAATAGGAAATGCAATTGAAATGGCAAAAAGAAGGAAATTAAGCCAGGATATGATAGAAAAGCTTAAAGAAGTTGGAGCAATTGGCGAAATATTTGGGTATTATTTTGACAAAGATGGCAGGATTGTGTATTCAACCACCACAATAGGTATAAAACTTGAAAAAATAAAAAACATTAAATATATGATAGGAGTTGCAGGTGGTTCACATAAAGCAGAAGCGATTTTATCGCTTGGAGAGATAAAAAACAATACCATATTTGTTATTGACGAAGGGATAGCTAGAAAGATTATGAGTTTAGAAAAGTAA
- the ppdK gene encoding pyruvate, phosphate dikinase translates to MSKKKYVYMFYEGNKDMRELLGGKGANLAEMTNLGLPVPPGFTVTTEACTRYYEEGEKIADEIVEEIFEKLAELEKITGKKFGDPSNPLLVSVRSGARVSMPGMMDTILNLGINDEVVEGLAKLTNNERFAYDSYRRFIQMFSDVVMGIEKNKFEKILDEVKEKYGAKYDTDLTAEHLKEVVVRYKELYKTEKGEDFPQDPKVQLLEAVKAVFRSWNNPRAIVYRRLNEIPHDWGTAVNVQMMAYGNMGNDSGTGVAFTRNPATGEKELYGEFLMNAQGEDVVAGIRTPQPISALKETMPEVYQQLADIAKKLETYYKDMQDMEFTIERGKLYMLQTRNGKRTAQAALKIAVDMVEEGLITKEEAMLKVDPKQLDTLLHPTFEPDALKAAKPIAKGLPASPGAATGKIYFTAEEAKAAVERGEKKVILVRTETSPEDIEGMVAAQGILTSRGGMTSHAAVVARGMGKCCVAGCGDITINEEEKYFTTPDGKVYREGDWISLDGSTGYVYAGELPTKEPELTGYFATFMQWADEIRRLKVRANADTPRDAAQARKFGAEGIGLCRTEHMFFEEDRIPAMREMIVARTEEQRRKALEKLLPMQRGDFEALFREMKGYPVTIRLLDPPLHEFLPKEDDAIRELAAQMGITFEELKAIVQSLHELNPMLGHRGCRLAVTYPEIAEMQTRAIIEAAINVKNEGIDVVPEIMVPLVGELKELKYIKDIIVKTAEKVMEEKGVKIEYKVGTMIEVPRAALTADEIAKEAEFFSFGTNDLTQMTFGFSRDDIGKFLNDYFEKKIFETDPFARLDEKGVGKLIKMAAELGRSTRPDIKLGICGEHGGDPSSIEFCHNVGLDYVSCSPFRVPIARLAAAQAQVKSKMKAFIDK, encoded by the coding sequence TTGAGCAAAAAGAAATATGTCTACATGTTCTATGAAGGCAACAAAGACATGAGAGAACTTCTCGGTGGAAAAGGCGCGAATCTTGCTGAGATGACAAATCTTGGACTTCCTGTTCCTCCTGGATTTACTGTCACAACAGAGGCTTGTACAAGATATTATGAAGAAGGCGAAAAGATAGCAGATGAGATTGTAGAAGAGATCTTTGAAAAACTTGCTGAACTTGAGAAGATCACAGGCAAGAAATTTGGCGATCCAAGCAACCCACTTCTTGTCTCTGTTCGAAGTGGTGCAAGAGTTTCAATGCCAGGTATGATGGATACAATCCTCAACCTTGGTATCAATGATGAAGTTGTTGAAGGGTTAGCAAAACTTACAAACAATGAGAGGTTTGCATACGACTCATACAGAAGATTCATTCAGATGTTCTCTGACGTTGTTATGGGCATTGAAAAGAATAAGTTTGAAAAGATACTTGATGAAGTCAAAGAAAAGTATGGTGCAAAATACGATACAGACTTGACAGCTGAGCATTTAAAAGAGGTTGTTGTAAGGTACAAAGAGCTTTACAAAACTGAAAAAGGTGAAGATTTCCCACAAGACCCCAAAGTTCAACTCTTAGAAGCGGTAAAAGCAGTTTTCAGATCCTGGAACAACCCAAGAGCTATTGTATACAGAAGACTTAACGAGATTCCACACGATTGGGGAACAGCTGTAAATGTTCAGATGATGGCATATGGTAACATGGGCAACGATTCTGGTACAGGCGTTGCATTTACAAGAAATCCTGCAACAGGTGAAAAAGAGCTTTATGGTGAGTTCTTGATGAACGCACAGGGTGAAGACGTTGTTGCAGGTATCAGAACACCACAGCCAATCTCTGCTTTGAAAGAGACAATGCCAGAAGTATACCAGCAGCTTGCTGACATTGCAAAGAAGCTTGAAACATATTACAAAGACATGCAGGATATGGAGTTCACAATTGAAAGAGGAAAACTCTATATGCTTCAGACAAGAAATGGTAAGAGAACTGCACAGGCAGCGCTCAAGATTGCAGTTGATATGGTAGAAGAAGGACTTATTACAAAAGAAGAAGCAATGTTAAAAGTTGATCCCAAACAGCTTGATACATTGCTTCACCCAACATTTGAACCAGATGCGCTCAAAGCTGCAAAACCAATTGCAAAAGGTCTTCCTGCATCACCTGGTGCTGCAACAGGTAAGATTTATTTCACAGCTGAAGAAGCAAAAGCTGCTGTTGAAAGAGGAGAAAAGAAGGTTATTCTTGTTAGAACAGAGACATCTCCAGAAGACATTGAAGGCATGGTTGCAGCTCAGGGTATTTTGACATCAAGAGGCGGTATGACTTCACACGCTGCAGTTGTTGCAAGAGGTATGGGTAAATGTTGTGTTGCGGGATGTGGAGATATTACTATAAACGAAGAAGAGAAATATTTCACAACACCTGATGGAAAAGTTTACCGTGAAGGTGATTGGATTTCACTTGACGGTTCAACAGGATACGTATATGCTGGAGAGCTTCCAACAAAAGAGCCAGAGCTTACAGGCTATTTTGCAACATTTATGCAATGGGCTGACGAGATAAGAAGACTTAAAGTTAGAGCAAACGCAGATACACCAAGAGATGCTGCACAGGCAAGGAAGTTTGGTGCAGAGGGTATAGGTCTTTGCAGAACAGAGCATATGTTCTTTGAAGAGGATAGAATTCCTGCAATGAGAGAGATGATTGTTGCAAGAACAGAAGAGCAGAGAAGAAAAGCTCTTGAGAAGCTCCTGCCAATGCAAAGAGGAGACTTTGAAGCACTGTTCAGAGAAATGAAAGGTTATCCTGTTACAATAAGACTTTTAGACCCACCACTCCATGAATTCTTGCCAAAAGAAGATGATGCTATAAGAGAACTTGCAGCACAGATGGGCATTACCTTTGAAGAACTCAAGGCAATTGTTCAGAGTTTGCACGAACTCAACCCGATGCTTGGACATAGAGGTTGCCGTTTGGCTGTAACATATCCTGAAATTGCTGAGATGCAGACAAGGGCTATTATCGAGGCAGCAATCAATGTAAAGAATGAAGGTATCGATGTTGTTCCTGAGATAATGGTTCCTCTTGTTGGTGAACTCAAAGAGCTCAAATATATCAAAGATATTATTGTAAAAACAGCAGAGAAAGTTATGGAAGAAAAAGGTGTTAAGATTGAATACAAAGTTGGAACAATGATTGAAGTACCACGTGCTGCACTTACTGCTGATGAGATTGCAAAAGAAGCTGAGTTCTTCTCATTTGGTACAAATGACTTAACACAGATGACTTTTGGTTTCTCCAGAGATGACATTGGCAAGTTCTTAAATGACTACTTTGAAAAGAAGATATTCGAAACAGACCCATTTGCAAGACTTGACGAAAAAGGTGTTGGCAAACTCATTAAGATGGCTGCAGAACTTGGAAGATCAACAAGACCAGACATCAAACTTGGTATCTGTGGTGAGCATGGCGGCGACCCATCCAGCATAGAATTCTGCCATAACGTAGGACTTGACTATGTATCATGTTCACCGTTCAGAGTGCCAATTGCAAGACTTGCAGCTGCACAAGCTCAGGTAAAATCAAAGATGAAAGCATTTATTGATAAATAA